The Ignicoccus hospitalis KIN4/I genome includes the window AGGAAGCAGAAGAGCTATAGGTGAGGCTCCCTTGATGCTCCCAATTCGTTGTTACACTTGCGGGAGGCCTTTGTGGCCGGAGTACGAGGAGTTCTTGCGGAGGGTCGAGGCCGGCGAGGAGCCGGGCAAGGTATTGGACGACTTGGGGATAAAGAGGTACTGTTGTAGAAGGACTATGCTCTCAGCAGTCGACATATCGAAGGAGATTATTAAGTTCAGTACGCGTGTTCACAGGTGGTAGCCGTGAGCGCGGAGACGGGCGAGAAGGTTGTAGAGTTACTAATACCCTTGGAGATGTACCTACAACACGGTGTGCATATAGGTACTAAAATGGTAACTAACTACATGAAGAGGTTCGTGTATAAGAGGAGAAACATAGACGGTCTCGCTATACTCGACGTAAGGAAGATAGATCAAAGGATCAGAGTGGCGGCCAAGTTCCTGTCCCGCTTCGAACCGGAGAAGATCATGGTGGTCTCCGTCCGGCAGTACGGTCACAAGCCCGTGACCATGTTCGCCCAGTTCACCGGCGCCAAACCGGTGATAGGGCGCTTCGTGCCGGGCACCTTGACTAACCCGGCCTTGGAAGTTTACTACGAGCCCGACGTCATATTAGTAACGGACACCAGGATGGACCAACAAGCGATAGTGGAGGCAGCCGAGATAGGGATCCCCGTAGTAGCGATATGCGATACAGACAACAAGACCGAAAACGTGGACTTGATAATACCGGGCAACAACAAGGGGAGGAAGAGCTTGGCCCTCTTGTACTGGCTGTTAACGCGTCAAGTGTTGGTCGAGAGGGGCCAGCTGAGCCCGGACGCCCCCGAGGACCAGCCCGCCCCCGTCAGCGAGTTCGAAACTAAGGTGAAGATGGTCTAACCGCCTCCGAGGGCTCCTAGTCCACATCCTTTGTTTCGGTGTCCGCCACACTCTTCATCGGCTCCCGAAGGCCTCCTCGCCGCAAGTAAAATAAACCGTACGTGCAGCTCCCTTCCGGTGAAAAGGGGATGGCCAAGTACAAGGTCTGGATAGAAAACGAGAAGTGCATATCTGACGCCGTGTGTGCTCACTTGTGCCCCGACGTATTCGAGATGAACGAGGAGTACAAGGCCGTCATCGTGCCTCAGTACCGCACCGGCGACAACCCCGCCGAGGGCGTCATACCCGAGGAGCTGAAGGACTGCGCGGAGCAAGCGGCCGCCGCGTGCCCCGTCCAAATAATCCACGTCGAGCCGCTCCAAGAGTAAAGCCCGCTAGAACTTTTTCTTACTGAGTTCTTCCTTCTTCCTTATTGCCTCTTCCAACTCCCTGGCCAGAGACTTGGCTGCGGGCAAGCTGACCTCCAGCGGGATCCTCTCCATAAGCCTCTTGAAGAACTCTAAGGCACACTTCTTGCTGTGAAAGTAGAAAGTCTCTCCACCTATGTTTATCACTACTCCTTGCCCTTTGAAGAATGTCCTCCCACAGTACATACACCTCATCTTCTCCCTTTTCCCCAAGCTTTACGCCCTCGCAACGACTCCTTCAGCATTTATATAGGCATAACGGGGCAGTGACGAAGCGGTTAAGGTCACACGCCAGTGAGGTGATGGGAGTGAGCGCGGTCGAGGCCGACTTGCTGCCGCCGCGTTTGGTGGAGCTGATAAAGGAGAGGGGTTGGAAGGATCTAACTGAAGTTCAGAAGAAGGCGTTCAAACCCATAACGGAAGGCAAGAACGTCCTGATCGTTGCACCCACGGGCTACGGGAAGACGGAGGCGGCTATGTTACCGATCTTCGCGAAGATGATAGAGGAGAGACCGGAACCCCTGAGCGTACTCTATATCACTCCTCTTAAGTCCTTGATCAATGACTTAAAGAACAGGATAGAGTGGTGGGCCGAGAGGCTAGGTTTCGTAGTCGCCAGGAAGCACGGCGACGTGGGCGCGTCCGAGAGGAGCTTGAGGTTGAAGAGGACTCCGCACATACTGCTAACCACCCCGGAAGGGTTCAAGATAGACTTAGACTGGGCCTCCCAATTCCGAAAGTATTACAAGAACGTCCGATGGGTCGTGGTGGACGAGGCCCACGAACTGGTGGGAAGTAAGAGGGGAGTTCAGCTCAGCTTGCTCCTAGAGAGGCTGAAAGCTTACAGCGGTAGGGATTACCAGAGGATAGCGCTCAGCGCCACAGTCGGCGACCCCGAAGCGACTGCCAAGCTGCTCTTCGGCTCTTCGTCCCGAGAGAAGGAGATCGTGAAAGTAAACGTAAAGAGGAAAATAGAGCTGGTGGTGGACAGCATAGGGGAGGCGAGGGAGGAGGACAGCTTCTGGAAGGCCTCGGCTAAGAAAATACTCGAGCACGTGGAGCCCCCCACGCTAGTGTTCGTCAACACGCGATACGCCGCGGAGAGGTTGCACGAGGAGCTCTCCAAAATAGAGGGCCTTAAGGTAGAGGTCCACCACTCCTCCATATCTAAGGAAATAAGGCAAGAAATAGAGAAGAATTTGAAAGACGGGAAGTTAGACGTAGTAATAGCTACAAAGACTTTGGAGCTAGGTATAGACATAAGTGACTTAAACAAGGTAATATTGTTCAAACCCCCGGGCAGCGTGGCCTCGTTGCTCCAGAGAGTCGGGAGGGCAGGTCACAAGCTTGGAGGGGTGTCCAGAGGAGTAATAATTACTACTGACGAGATAGAAGCGCTGGACGGCTACACGGAAGCAGTCTTGGCAGTAAAAGGCATAGTGGAGCCCCCCAAGGTCCCGGACGCCCCGCTGGACGTGCTCGCGCGCGAGATCATAGGCATGACGCTGCAAGAGAAGAGGTTAGACCCCTCGTGGGCATACGAGGTGGTGAAGGGAGCGTACCCTTACAGAAACTTAACCAAAGAGACCTTCGATGAGTTGATAAACGTGTTAGTAAAGAACAAGATACTCGCATGGGACGGAGACAAGTTAAAGGTAAGTTACATGTTCTACAAGCTCTGGTCCTTCGACGGCGGCGAGAAGAAGAGGTGGAGCCGCTCCTTCGGCGAGTTCTTCTCGGTCATCTCCGAGAGGGACGTGTTCGTGGTCAAGTGGGGCAATAAGGTAGTTGGGGACTTGGACGCCTTCTACGTTTACAAGTACTTGCGGCCCGAGAGCAAGATAAGGCTAGGAGGGAAGACGTGGAAAGTCATAGGGATAGACGACGAGGGCATGAAAGTCTACGTAGAACCCGCTACCGACCAGATGGGCGAGATACCCCTCTGGAAGGGCGAGGAGTTCCACCGCTCCTCCCTAATCCCGGAGTACGCGAAGAGGGTGCTCGAGGAGGAAAAGCCTAAGGAGGTCAAGCTCCTCCCCGACGCAGAGAAGAAAGTGAGGAAGGTTTTTGAGAGCTACAAGAGGAAGAATATAGACCTCCCCGGGGGCGACGTTTACTATTTAGAGAAGGTGCCGGGAGGCTACGTGCTGACCGGCTTCATGGACCAGAGGCTAGCGGAGGCCTTAGCCCACTTGATAATGTATAAGGTCTCCTCGGAGTATACAACGGCCGTGAGCGTCCGCTCCTCCTTTACCGGGATAGCCGTCACCGTCGACGGCGGCGAGGCCCCGAACCCCATAAAGCTGCTCAAGGAAATAGACGACGTCGAGGATGCGATTAGAAAGGCTATGGAGAGGTCTCCTTACTTGGTGCAGACCGCTAAGGAGATCCAGCTCAGCTTCGGCAAGCTCGGGAAGGTAACTCCGGACGACGGCCTAGTCTTCGAGGAGGCGGTCAAACAAGCTATAGAGAAGTACATAGATGTTGAGAAGGCAAAGAAGTTCATAGAGATGTTGAAAGAAAAGAAGATTAAGGTCAAGCTAATCAAGGCCAAGAGCCTAACGCCGTTGGCAGCGCACGTAATGAGCTTGCCGGCCTTCAGGCCGTGGCTTA containing:
- a CDS encoding ferredoxin; its protein translation is MAKYKVWIENEKCISDAVCAHLCPDVFEMNEEYKAVIVPQYRTGDNPAEGVIPEELKDCAEQAAAACPVQIIHVEPLQE
- a CDS encoding DEAD/DEAH box helicase: MSAVEADLLPPRLVELIKERGWKDLTEVQKKAFKPITEGKNVLIVAPTGYGKTEAAMLPIFAKMIEERPEPLSVLYITPLKSLINDLKNRIEWWAERLGFVVARKHGDVGASERSLRLKRTPHILLTTPEGFKIDLDWASQFRKYYKNVRWVVVDEAHELVGSKRGVQLSLLLERLKAYSGRDYQRIALSATVGDPEATAKLLFGSSSREKEIVKVNVKRKIELVVDSIGEAREEDSFWKASAKKILEHVEPPTLVFVNTRYAAERLHEELSKIEGLKVEVHHSSISKEIRQEIEKNLKDGKLDVVIATKTLELGIDISDLNKVILFKPPGSVASLLQRVGRAGHKLGGVSRGVIITTDEIEALDGYTEAVLAVKGIVEPPKVPDAPLDVLAREIIGMTLQEKRLDPSWAYEVVKGAYPYRNLTKETFDELINVLVKNKILAWDGDKLKVSYMFYKLWSFDGGEKKRWSRSFGEFFSVISERDVFVVKWGNKVVGDLDAFYVYKYLRPESKIRLGGKTWKVIGIDDEGMKVYVEPATDQMGEIPLWKGEEFHRSSLIPEYAKRVLEEEKPKEVKLLPDAEKKVRKVFESYKRKNIDLPGGDVYYLEKVPGGYVLTGFMDQRLAEALAHLIMYKVSSEYTTAVSVRSSFTGIAVTVDGGEAPNPIKLLKEIDDVEDAIRKAMERSPYLVQTAKEIQLSFGKLGKVTPDDGLVFEEAVKQAIEKYIDVEKAKKFIEMLKEKKIKVKLIKAKSLTPLAAHVMSLPAFRPWLKIIEARIVSLLKGEAFTAEELATMLDLSPTTVENKLKEMRKPTSKARVVHFIDVEFGETRWCLLEDLDEIMKKDEYATSFKPLDPYENFTMFYRTSPKDEYNMKYFKPLDIINNAEEFLRSINADEFYEVKVMFQGDPLFKNLVPRYFYVPKKALPAVLLNAVAYIQRVRRSA
- the rpsB gene encoding 30S ribosomal protein S2; protein product: MSAETGEKVVELLIPLEMYLQHGVHIGTKMVTNYMKRFVYKRRNIDGLAILDVRKIDQRIRVAAKFLSRFEPEKIMVVSVRQYGHKPVTMFAQFTGAKPVIGRFVPGTLTNPALEVYYEPDVILVTDTRMDQQAIVEAAEIGIPVVAICDTDNKTENVDLIIPGNNKGRKSLALLYWLLTRQVLVERGQLSPDAPEDQPAPVSEFETKVKMV
- a CDS encoding DNA-directed RNA polymerase subunit N codes for the protein MMLPIRCYTCGRPLWPEYEEFLRRVEAGEEPGKVLDDLGIKRYCCRRTMLSAVDISKEIIKFSTRVHRW